A region from the Mycolicibacterium phlei genome encodes:
- a CDS encoding DUF1802 family protein, which produces MTATLTSPALKEWSAAIHALLDGRQTVLLRKGGIHEKRFTVAAPRFLLFPTVAHSHAERVRPEHRDLLEPAAADSSDDAVVLRAGATVVAAVEVNRPENLEQIAPLHIWTDESVRSDRLDFRPRHRLTVLVVQACPLADPVRLVRTPDYRGCTSWVDLPVDPRWADPVHDTDTLNAITARVRDSVG; this is translated from the coding sequence GTGACGGCGACGCTGACCTCGCCGGCGCTCAAGGAGTGGAGCGCGGCGATCCACGCGCTGCTCGACGGCCGGCAGACCGTGCTGCTGCGCAAGGGCGGAATCCACGAGAAGCGGTTCACGGTGGCGGCGCCGCGGTTCCTGCTGTTCCCGACCGTCGCGCACAGTCACGCCGAACGTGTCCGCCCCGAACACCGCGACCTGCTCGAGCCGGCGGCCGCCGACAGCAGCGACGACGCCGTGGTGCTCCGTGCCGGCGCCACCGTCGTGGCCGCCGTCGAGGTCAACCGGCCGGAGAACCTGGAACAGATTGCGCCGCTTCATATCTGGACTGACGAGTCGGTGCGGTCCGACCGCCTGGACTTCCGGCCCCGGCACCGACTGACGGTGCTCGTCGTGCAGGCCTGTCCGCTCGCCGATCCGGTGCGGTTGGTGCGCACCCCCGACTACCGGGGATGCACGAGTTGGGTAGACCTGCCGGTCGATCCGCGATGGGCGGACCCCGTGCACGACACCGACACCCTGAACGCGATCACCGCGCGGGTACGCGACTCCGTGGGCTGA
- a CDS encoding DUF2277 domain-containing protein produces MCRNITELRGLEPAATDEEVEAAARQYIRKVSGITRPTGATVEVFEAAVAEVAAITRRLLAELPPRRQPPKTVPPLRRPEVRARIAAANP; encoded by the coding sequence ATGTGCCGAAACATCACGGAGCTGCGAGGGCTGGAACCGGCCGCCACCGACGAAGAGGTCGAAGCCGCCGCCCGGCAGTACATCCGCAAGGTCAGCGGAATCACCCGGCCGACCGGCGCGACCGTCGAGGTGTTCGAGGCCGCGGTCGCCGAGGTCGCCGCCATCACCCGCCGGCTGCTGGCCGAGCTGCCGCCGCGGCGTCAACCGCCCAAGACGGTGCCGCCGCTGCGCCGCCCCGAGGTGCGGGCCCGCATCGCGGCCGCCAACCCGTGA
- a CDS encoding sigma-70 family RNA polymerase sigma factor: MIYDRYSNRLYDFCVGMLANRDSAADCVQDVFCTAATQLPQLRDPDRLRPWLYAIARNEALRRIRDRRREVPTDEVPDTASAEPGPEALAARLELSDLIEEAACGLSDRDRAVLELAFRHGLNGPDLADILGVTPANANTIVHRLRQNVERALGALLVSRRVRAGGGCDELAAILDGWDGTFNILMRKRISRHIDVCEVCDAQRRRLASPAALLGAAPVFIPAPAWLRERTLNEVQLTCSSAQLKPVPTDDTSAHRGSALPIAAFVVALLAAVGAGALWFVSQKPAAPAPVEVGRITPAPPAQPPVHVESTPAAPAPVVSAPVPAPRQPTTPPVAAPTIEPSPAPPPPAAPNPEPAPPAPAPPLVWPQLPDLSQWPQFPRWPLPGGDPADPRPGPGSQFTAPADLHSRPPVPEGPNP, translated from the coding sequence ATGATCTACGACCGTTACTCGAATCGCCTGTACGACTTCTGCGTCGGGATGCTCGCCAACCGCGACAGCGCCGCCGACTGCGTCCAGGACGTGTTCTGCACGGCGGCAACGCAATTGCCCCAGCTGCGCGACCCGGACAGGCTGCGGCCGTGGCTCTACGCCATCGCCCGCAACGAGGCGCTGCGCCGGATCCGCGACCGTCGGCGCGAGGTGCCGACCGACGAGGTGCCCGACACGGCGTCCGCCGAGCCGGGACCCGAGGCGCTGGCCGCGCGGCTGGAACTGTCCGATCTGATCGAGGAGGCGGCCTGCGGACTGTCCGACCGGGACCGCGCGGTGCTCGAGCTGGCGTTCCGGCACGGCCTGAACGGGCCGGACCTCGCCGACATCCTTGGCGTCACCCCGGCGAACGCGAACACGATCGTGCACCGGCTGCGCCAGAACGTCGAACGCGCGCTCGGTGCGCTGCTGGTGTCACGACGGGTCCGCGCAGGCGGCGGGTGCGACGAACTCGCGGCCATCCTCGACGGCTGGGATGGAACATTCAATATCTTGATGCGCAAACGCATTTCGCGTCACATCGACGTGTGCGAGGTCTGCGACGCGCAGCGCCGACGACTCGCCAGCCCGGCCGCCCTGCTGGGTGCGGCACCGGTGTTCATCCCGGCGCCGGCATGGCTGCGCGAACGGACGCTCAACGAGGTCCAGCTGACCTGTTCGAGCGCGCAGCTGAAGCCGGTACCAACCGATGACACCTCAGCGCACCGCGGCTCGGCGCTGCCGATCGCCGCGTTCGTCGTCGCACTGCTGGCGGCGGTGGGCGCCGGGGCGCTGTGGTTCGTCTCCCAGAAACCGGCCGCCCCTGCGCCGGTCGAGGTCGGCCGGATCACGCCGGCGCCACCTGCCCAGCCACCGGTGCACGTCGAGTCGACGCCGGCGGCACCGGCCCCGGTGGTCAGCGCCCCGGTTCCGGCACCGCGGCAGCCGACGACGCCCCCGGTGGCGGCGCCGACCATCGAACCGTCACCGGCACCACCCCCGCCCGCGGCACCGAACCCGGAGCCGGCCCCACCGGCGCCCGCCCCACCGCTGGTGTGGCCGCAGTTGCCCGACCTGTCGCAGTGGCCGCAGTTCCCGCGGTGGCCCCTTCCGGGCGGCGATCCCGCCGACCCGCGCCCGGGTCCCGGATCGCAGTTCACCGCCCCGGCGGACCTCCACAGCCGTCCGCCCGTACCGGAAGGACCGAACCCGTGA
- a CDS encoding enoyl-CoA hydratase: MTDDILLIDTRDRVRTLTLNRPKSRNALSAELRKRFFGALAEAQDDDDVDVVIVTGADPVFCAGLDLKELGDTTELPDISPKWPSMDKPVIGAINGAAVTGGLELALYCDILIASENARFADTHARVGLLPTWGLSVRLPQKVGVGLARQMSLTGDYLSAADALRAGLVTEVVAHDQLLPRAREIAASIVGNNQKAVRALLASYHRIDEAQTNAALWIEAASAREWMRSTSGDDIAASRSSVIERGRSQVR, from the coding sequence GTGACTGACGACATCCTGCTGATCGACACCCGCGACCGGGTGCGCACCTTGACCCTCAACCGGCCGAAATCACGTAACGCGCTCTCCGCTGAGCTGCGGAAACGCTTTTTCGGCGCCCTGGCTGAGGCGCAGGATGACGATGACGTCGACGTGGTGATCGTGACGGGTGCCGACCCGGTGTTCTGCGCGGGCCTGGATCTCAAGGAGCTCGGCGACACCACCGAGCTGCCCGACATCTCGCCGAAGTGGCCGTCGATGGACAAGCCGGTGATCGGCGCGATCAACGGCGCCGCGGTCACCGGTGGCCTGGAGCTGGCGCTGTACTGCGACATCCTGATCGCCTCGGAGAACGCCAGGTTCGCCGACACGCACGCGCGGGTGGGGCTGCTGCCGACGTGGGGGCTGTCGGTGCGGCTGCCGCAGAAGGTCGGGGTGGGACTGGCCCGTCAGATGAGCCTGACCGGCGACTACCTGTCGGCCGCCGACGCGCTGCGCGCGGGCCTGGTCACCGAGGTGGTTGCCCACGATCAGCTGCTGCCGCGGGCGCGGGAGATCGCGGCGTCGATCGTCGGCAACAACCAGAAGGCGGTGCGCGCCCTGCTGGCGTCCTACCACCGCATCGACGAGGCCCAGACCAACGCCGCGCTGTGGATCGAGGCGGCGTCGGCGCGGGAGTGGATGCGCAGCACCTCCGGCGACGACATCGCCGCCAGCCGCTCCTCGGTGATTGAGCGCGGCCGCTCCCAGGTGCGCTGA